The sequence gTAAGAAAGAGTAGTTTTCAGTTATACGTAGCTTTTCTAATGGAACTCACAGAAGTAATAGATCAGGGAAGGAGCCAAGAAAATCAGGAATAGGCCCATTTAAGCTGTTGTTGTGCAGATCGCTGCAAttcaaaaaaatagagaagaaaaaaatatatcagaagagaaagagaaactaATGCAGGACAGTAGTGCATGGATTTACAAATTTGTAGTGACTCACATTTTCTGAAGTGCATCCATGGAACTAAAATCCGGGAGTGAACCGGACAGCCCAAAGCTACTGAGATTCCTGTGGTTAATTTCAACATTTGCGAGTATGACTTACATAAACTACGCCAATTtgtcaatttattttcataaaatcttgCATCAATATTAGGTGAGTATGACATGTAACATGCACTCAAAATCATCACGGAGTtgacttacagtgctataacaCGTGGTATGACATCCGCATTACATTCCACCCATTCCCATGTAAATGACGATGGAAGACAGGGGTCACCACTCCATTGCTTTAACACATCAAATTCCTTTCTCAGTGCAGATAAACCTTCCACTAAATTAGCAGAGATTCACCCCAAAACGAAGAACGAAAATAAAATCCATCACATTTATTCCTATACCAAGTTATTCAACAGCTTAAACATGCAGAACTATAATTATCAGAAGATTAAAAGTTAGAAATCCAAACCATCTCTGTTATTGGTTCCTTCAGTCAGTGCATCGCTAAGAGAGTAAAATTCATGAGCGTTGATTATAGGAGGAAGGGAAGAATCAGCCGCAGCCCCTACTGTGAATGAAGTATTGGAAGAAGCAGTAATGTTATTAATGTAAACTTCTAATACGCTTCCAAAAGGGGGCTAAACTCGCTTGAAAATTGTTCGTTATCTATGACAATTTCAATAGATCTTTTCTGGGTTGAATTTAGTCGAACGACTTCAGAAAAGTAGGCGATGATGAAGATAGGAACGTTCTTCGATCCAAGTCCAGTTGTCTCTATGCCTATACCCCATGCAGTGCCAATCGTCCCGACTGCATTTTGTAGAACAGCCAGCGGAGGATGATCTTTTCCCGCACTAACATCATGAATCGCGTCAGCTTCATTTCTGATGACATCCTGAGTGAGTGTAAAACCGCCGTGCCTTGTGTTCCAAATTCGATCGTATTTGTCATCCGGATACCGAACAGTTTGATTAGCACCGTAGGCTATTCTGTTTGCCAAAAGCAAAGCACGGTTCATGCCAACGTTGCTGTACATTTCGGAATCCAAGCTGCGCAGTTCAAGTGCTGATATGAATGGCACCTGGTCGGGATGCGTCTGAGCAAGACAGATGCTCGTGGCATTTCCCTTCACCACATAAATGGCTTCCTCGACAACATAGGTAGAGTTCGAAGTGGTGACCGTGGCCCAGAAGTTTCCATCGAAGTGCAGCTCAAAGGTTGGTGCAAAATATTTCCCATCATAATTTCCATAGAAAAAGGTTGCACGCACGAGAAGTCGTTGCCCTTTGTCCAGATCAGGGATGGTGTAGCAGTTTTT comes from Juglans microcarpa x Juglans regia isolate MS1-56 chromosome 8S, Jm3101_v1.0, whole genome shotgun sequence and encodes:
- the LOC121244280 gene encoding probable LRR receptor-like serine/threonine-protein kinase At5g16900; translation: MLSFLTALSAVFIISKPSVAVFLSIDCGVSNSSTYKDERSIVWTGDNAYIHSGESQVVQFSSTVPSWMSTQVMSTLRVFPILKKNCYTIPDLDKGQRLLVRATFFYGNYDGKYFAPTFELHFDGNFWATVTTSNSTYVVEEAIYVVKGNATSICLAQTHPDQVPFISALELRSLDSEMYSNVGMNRALLLANRIAYGANQTVRYPDDKYDRIWNTRHGGFTLTQDVIRNEADAIHDVSAGKDHPPLAVLQNAVGTIGTAWGIGIETTGLGSKNVPIFIIAYFSEVVRLNSTQKRSIEIVIDNEQFSSEFSPLLEANLSSFGLSGSLPDFSSMDALQKIDLHNNSLNGPIPDFLGSFPDLLLLNLADNRFNGSVPTSLSENKNLTLVVSGNCFSGMTCKAANAPPLPKQPYEIPPPPTTNSGGQNSGDNKSVDMLQIILGVGVQISLLSLLLRNF